From Paenarthrobacter sp. A20:
TGACCAGCCATCCGCGGCGGACGGACCCAGTTGTTTCCCTTCGGCCACCGAACGCAAGAAGAGTGCCGCTTCAATGGTCTTGAGGTCATTGAAGCCGATGCCGGGGCCGGGTCCGGGCTGGAAGCGGCCGAACTCGCCGAAGGACGGGGGAGTCATGATGGTGCGATAGCCAGTGCGGTCGGTGGCGAGTTCCAATTGGTTCATTCGTTCGAAATTCCAGCGCAATGATCCCTCGGTGCCGTAGACCTCGATGATGTACTCGGCGTGTGGGCCGATGGCGACACGGGTGGATTCGAACATGCCGATTGCTCCACCCTCAAAACGGGCAAGCATGGCAGTGTAATCCTCGTTCTCCACCTCTCGGGTGACGTCGGAAGCCTGACCCATGTCGAAGGAATTCGAGGAGTTGCCAGCTGGGAGCGGCCGGTCCTTGATGAATGTCTCGGTGACGGCGTTCAGCGACGTGATGCGACCCACCAGGAACTGGGCGAGGTCGAAACCGTGGCTCAGTACGTCGCCCAGGACGCCGGATCCTGCACGTGCCTGCTCATAGCGCCAGGTGAAGACTTGGTTTGGATCAGAGGCGTATCCGGTGAGGAGACGGATCTGCACATTGGTGATCTTGCCCAGAGTTCCGGACCTGATCAGCCTGCGCGCTTCTGCCACTGCCGGGGCGTGCCGGTAGTTGAACCCAACGGAGGTGATGAGGCCAGCGGCCTCGGCCCCTTGGGCGATCTCACGGGACTCTTGGGCGCTGCGGCCCATGGGCTTCTCAATCCAGAAGTGTTTACCTGCCTCGATGGTGGCAAGCGCTATTTCATGGTGAAGGAAGTTGGGTGAGCAGATAGATACGACATCCACGTCCGGGTTTTCCAGCACTTTGCGGTAATCCGTGGCCGTTTGCTTGTAGCCGAGCGCGTCTTCGGCGTGATGGCGGCCGGCATCGTCCGGGTCGGCAGCGATCACCAGCTCTGGATGGCGGGGCAGTTCAGGAAAGAACTGCTTGGTCGCCAGATACGCGCGAGAATGCAGCCTCCCCATCCATCCGACCGAAATCAGGCCAACCCCAAGGCGGTTTTGCTGTTCCAAGAGCGCTCCTTAGTCTCTACCGCTGTCCCGCGGTGCTGTGCCGCAGACTGACGGCGGCATCTGTTGATCAGCCTAGGAACGTTGTCAGTGTGCTCTGTGTCTCAATGTGAGACAGCTGGGGGTAGCTGCGCGCTGTTTTAGTGGGACGTACTAGTCCGCCACTGCCAAGCAAGAGGAGCCCGTCGCCGATGATGGACCGCGAGCAACAACTTCGAACGGAACCCCTTCGGGTTCTCATCACTGGTGCAACCTCAGGCGTTGGGGAAGCGACCGCAAGACTCTTCGCCAAGCGGGGTCACCGGCTCGCGTTACTGGCCCGGCGTTCTGAAGAATTGCAGCGTGTGGCAGACGATATCGACGCCGGCGCCCACACGGTGGTTGCCGACGTCGCCGCTGCCAGCGAGGTCAAGAACGCCGTGCGGGGCGCGATCCACACACTAGGTGGCTTGGACGTAGTGGTCAACGCTGCGGGTGTAGCCGGACATGTTGCGTTGGAAGACCTTACCGAAGACCGCTGGCACGAAGTGCTGGAGACAAACTTGTCCGGCACCTTCTACGTGGCGCGGGAGGCTGCACTCCATATGAGACGGTCCGGTGGCGGCTCGATCGTCAACGTCGCATCCGATCTCGCCGCCATGGGCGTGCCAGGCCTTGTTCACTACTGCGCGGCGAAAGCAGGCGTTGTGGGACTCACCCGCGCCATGGCACTGGAACTGGCGCCACTGGTCCGAGTCAACGCCGTTTGCCCGGGACCGATTGACACGCCCATGGTGCGTGAAGGGCTGGCCGCGGCGCCGGACCCAACAGAGGCCCGGAGATTGAAAGAGAGCACTGTGCCGCTGAACCGTCTCGCGGATCCCGACGAAGTGGCAGCAGCCATCTATTTCCTGGCGGTCGACGGAACCTTTGCGACCGGAACCAGCATGGCGTTCGACGGCGGCACCTCGGCCGCGTAGGCATCGTCACCAATTACCTGTCAAGACCGATCAAGCCCAAGGAGCTAAAAGACATGGAAGAGTCGAGCTATAAGGACCTCCGCAGTGCGCGCTGGTTTGCACCCCACGACCTCACGGGATTCGTTCACCGAACAGCGATTCAAGCTGAGGGCTTCTCCCGCTTCGCACTCAAGGACAAACCGGTCATCGGCATCGCGAACTCGTGGTCGGAGCTTGTCAACTGCAATATTCACTTCAAGCTGCTGGCCGACGCTGTCAAGCGCGGTGTCCTCATGGCCGGTGGGCTGCCCCTGGAGTTCCCCACCATTTCCCTGGGCGAGAGTCTCATGAAGCCTTCAGCCATGCAGTTCCGAAACCTCATGGCCATGGACGTTGAAGAATCCATCCGCGCCTACCCGTTGGACGCCATCGTGCTCCTGGGCGGCTGCGACAAGACCGTTCCAGCCCAACTCATGGGTGCTGCGAGTGCGGACGTCCCGACCATCATGCTCACCGGTGGGCCCCAAGAGCCGGCGCACTTCCGTGGTAAGCAGCTTGGTGTCGGCACGGACACGTGGAAGTATGCCGATGAGCTGCGTGCAGGAAAGATCACCGAGGCTGACTTCGACGAGCTTGAGTCGGCTGCCAAGCCCTCTGCTGGACACTGCAGCGAAATGGGAACCGCCTCTACCATGACGTCGCTGGTTGAGGCTCTCGGCATGTGTTTGCCGGGCACTGCATCAATCCCGGCCGTGGACGCGCGTCGTGCCCAAGCTGCCGAAGCCACAGGACGCCGGGCAGTTGAAATGGCCATGTCACAGGGACCAAAGCCAAGCGAAATATTGACGAAAGAGGCGTTCGATAACGCCATCACCCTCCTGATGGCCGTGGGTGGTTCCACTAACGCAGTAGTGCATCTTCTGGCGCTCGCGAGGCGCGTCGGTTACGAGTTGCCGCTGGATCGCTTCCATGAGATTTCGCAACGTACGCCTCGCATTGTCAACGTCCGCCCCTCGGGCGAGTACTTGGTGCAGCAGCTGTTCCAGGTGGGCGGCATTTCCACGGTACTCAAGGAATTGGCGCCGCTCCTGAACAAGGACGCCATTACCGTCACAGGTGAGTCCCTCGAAAATGGTTACAACTCGGCCCCCGAACCCGATGGCGTAGTGGTCAGCACGCTCGAAGCCCCATTTGATGCCTCCGGAGGCATCGCCGTCGTCCGCGGCTCCTTGGCACCCAACGGTGCGGTCATCAAGCGAAGCGCGGCATCCAAGGATCTGTTGCAGCACAAGGGATCGGCGGTGGTGTTCGAGGACATTTATGATCTTGGGCGCAGGATTGACGATCCCGAGCTGGACATCACCGAAGACTCTGTTCTGGTCTTGCGAAACAGCGGGCCCGTGGGAGCTCCCGGGATGCCTGAATGGGGCATGCTGCCCATTCCCGAAAGGCTGTTGCGGCGCGGCATCCGTGACATTGTCCGTATTTCCGATGCCAGGATGAGCGGCACCGCCTTTGGAACCACAGTGTTGCACGTATCGCCTGAGGCGGCGGTGGGTGGACCGCTGGCGATAGTCCGGGACGGGGATCCCATTGTGCTGGACGTAGAGAACCAGCGCCTGGACCTGGATATCCCCGCTGATGAGATCAAGAGCCGACTTGCCGAACTCAAGCTCCCCGAACCGAAATACCGGCGTGGCTACGGACGGCTCTTCATCGATCACGTCAACCAGGCCGACGAAGGCTGTGACTTCGACTTCCTCAAGGGCCTTCCCGATGAGGAACCACAGCGTTTGCCCTATGGCCTCATGAGCGGTTGGCAGGGCGGCTGGTGAGTAGCTACGCATCCGAACACGAGAACGCCCGGGGGAGTGCCGATGAGGGGAAGGCCCGGGAAGCTGTGTCGCGGCCGAAAGTGATGGTGATTGTTCAGGAGGGCCGGCCGCTGCCTCCGCTTGAACGGTTGGAAGCCGAAGCTGATGTCGCGGTGGTGCGCACTGCAGATGAGTTTCGGGCCGCCCAGCCAGGAACAGAGGTCCTGTTCCTGAACGATTTCCGGACCAAACTCCTTCGGGAAGTAGGACCCGGCGATTTGCGCTGGATACACACGTCCAGCATCGGTGTGGACAGCCTCATGACCAGGGAGATCATCGACAGCGACATTGTGGTCAGCAACTCCCGCGGCGTGTGTGAGCGCCCCATCGCTGAGTGGGTCCTGGGGGTGTTGCTGATGTTTACCAAGGATTTGCGCCGCACCATCGAGCTTCAGCAGGCCCGGACATGGCAGCACCGCGAAACCGAGCCACTGCTGGGCCGGAAGGTCTTGGTTGTGGGGCCGGGACCGGTGGGCCGCGAAACCGTCCTTCTCCTCCGTGCTGCCGGAATGGACGTCGACATTGTGGGTCGATCTGCGAGGAATGACGCACAGCTGGGACACATCTCCGGTTTTGATGACCTTGACCGGCTTCTGGGCATCGCTGATGACGTGGTGCTGACATTGCCGCTCACAGAAGAAACCCGCGGCCTGTTCAACTCGTCGCGATTCAAGAAAATGCAGCCCGGAGCTCGCTTGGTAAATGTGGGCCGCGGGGCGGTAGTGGTGGAGCAAGACCTTCTGGAGTCACTTGACTCCGGCCGCCTAGGCGGCGCAGCCTTGGACGTCTTTGAGCATGAGCCATTGGATGCCGCTAATCCGCTGTGGAGCCGGCGGGACATCCTGGTCTCACCTCATGCCTCCGGGGACCTGATCGGGTGGCGGGGAAAAGTGGTGGATTGTTTTGCCCGGAACCTCAGTCTCTGGAAGGCCAATGAACCCTTGAATGATGTGGTGGACCTGAAAAAACTTGATCCAGATGCTTCTGCCATGGCGCCCCAAAGGCCCTGATAAAGCCTTTTCCCATGGGATATTTCGTGAGCTGAACAGGCCGGAATATCCCATGGGATCCCGTGTCCCAAGCTGGTACAGTGCTTCCACGATCCCCGTCGGTAGTGTGATTCAGCACTCAAAATTTCGCGACGAGGATTACATGTCAAGCACACCAAGAGGTACGACGAAAACGCCGGCTCAAACCCAGGAACACAAGCTCAGCGGCAACATGGGCGTAGGCGAGCTCGTGATGAACGTTCTCGCTTTTTCATCACCGCTGACGACCGTTGCAGGCACACTGCCTGTGATGCTTCTCTTCAGCGGCCATACGGCACCGGGCATCTACCTGCTGGTGACGCTCATGCTGCTGATTTTCTCAGTCGGCTTCGTCAAGATGAGCCGCAGCGTTGAAGCTCCCGGCGGTTTCTATTCATTTGTCACAGCCGGCCTGGGTAAACCTGCGGGCCTCGGGGGAGCACTGCTGGCGCTCTTTGGCTACATCTTCATAGGGTTCTTCGCACCGTCCCTTTTCGCTCTCACGCTCCAGAGCTTCGTGGTCAACACACTGAACGGGCCCGACATCCCCTGGTATTGGTACGGGCTCGGCATCATCGCCATCACCACCCTCTTGGCCTATAACCGCATTGACCTCTCGGCAAAGGTCCTGACCGTTGTCATGCTGCTTGAATCTGCAGTTGTCATCATCTTCGACGTTGCGGCCTTCTCCACAGGATCCGCAGAGGCGGTTCAGGGGATCGGCTTCTCGATGCCATGGATCACCGATGCCGGATTGGGGCTGGCGTTGTTGTTCGCCGTCGGAAACTTTTTCGGGTTCGAGGCGACCGTCATCTACCGGGATGAAGTCAGGAATCCGGATCGCACCATCCCCAGGGCCACGTACATTGCAGTGGTGGGCATCGGATTGTTTTACGCTGTGGCGGCGTGGGCTTACACCTCCTTCATCGGTCCTGACAAAGTCCAGGATGAAGCTGCAGCAAACACAGTGAACCTGTTCAACGATGGTGCCACGGTGCTGGTGGGAAAGATCTTTGCGGATATTGCAATTGTCCTGCTCATCACCTCGATCCTGGCGTCAATGCTCTCGATCCAGAACATCGCCGCCAGGTACAGTTTCTCGCTGGCCGCCGATGGAGCGTTGCCCTCGATTCTAGGTCGCGTGCATCCCCGTCATAAGTCGCCCTACATGTCGGCATTGGCCATTGGCCTGTTGTGGGCCGTCGCAACCGTCGTCTTCACCGTCATTGGGGTAGCCCCAGAGGCCTTGTACCCGATTGCAAGCGGGAGTGGCACTTTCGCAGTCCTGCTTCTGATGTTCATCACCAGCTTTGCCGTGCTTGTTTATTTCGTTCGCCGCCGGCGGGTGGACCCGGATTCGGTCTGGAAGACCATCGTGGCTCCGATTGTCAGCGTCTTTTTCCTGGGGCTCATCACCTACTTGGCCATCACAAATTACCCGGAACTTATCGGTGGGTCGGCAGTGATGACTGCCATCTTCATGAGTTTCACTTTTGCCTTGTTCTTCGGCGGGATTGTCTACGCATACCTCCTGCGTTCCAAGCGGCCTGATGTTTATGCGCGCTTGGGCCGGCAAAAGATCGACTAACAAAAAAGGTTCCTCTTCCTATATAGACCTGGAGATCTGCAATGACGCATCAAATCAGAGTCGGCCTGTTCGGAACCGGGCGCATAGGTCAAGTACATGCCATGAGCTTGGCTACCCTGGACGAGGCTACGCTGTCTTGGGTTTGTGATCCCTTCATCGAAGGTGCTAAACAAACCGCAGCTGAATTCGGTGGTCGGGTGACCGACGATCCTGATGAAGTCTTCGCTTCAGGTGAGATCGATGCTGTCATCGTGGCCTCTCCCACGGCGACTCATTTGGACCTCGTCGCAAAGGCGATCGAGGCGGACGTGCCAGTCCTCTGTGAGAAACCGATCGACCTGGAAATTTCCCGCGTGAACGCTTTTCGGGAGATAGCGGCATTGTCAGACGTTCCGGTTGCCCTTGGCTTCAACAAGCGCTTTGACCGCCATTTCGTGGAGCTGAAACGCCGCGTGGCCGCTGAGGAAATAGGAGTTCTGGAGCAGCTGCTGATCACCAGCCGGGACCCGGGGGAGCCCCCGGCAGCCTATCTTCCCCAGTCCGGCGGAATCTTCCGGGACATGACCATCCATGACCTTGATATGGCACGATACTTCATTCCAAATATCGTTGAAGTTTCAGCACAAGGTGCAAACGTATTCAGCGACGCCATCCGTCACGCGGGCGATTTCGATTCCACCGTTGTCACCTTGCGGGGATCCAACGATGAACTCGTGACGATCATCAATTCGCGCCACTCAGCCTACGGTTATGACCAGCGGATCGAAGCCTTCGGGTCAAAGGGGCTTCTGCAGGTGGGGAATAAGAACGATAACCTCGTCCGGCACTGGGGTCCTCGATCCGTTGAATCCATTGGACCATACCAGGACTTCTTCCTGGAGCGCTATGCAGAGGCCTATCGACTGGAAGTTGCAGAGTTCCTCCGTGCTGTTCGAGGCCTGCCTTCCAGGAGTCCCGGGTTCGAGGACGGCCGTGCTGCATTGATTCTTGCGGATGCTGCGGAGAAATCCGCCCGAACCGGCACTGCCGTTGAAGTGGACCTGAGCTAATCAGGTAATAAGGCCGCCTGCCCTGGGCCGCAGATGTTCCCGCAACGACAACTGCGGCCCAGGTCGGGCATTTTCAATCGTCAGAACACTGGTGATGCGGTGCCAAGGGAAAGGATGGGTAGCTGGACATGAACGCAGCCCATAAGTCAGAGAACTCAATGCAGGCCAGCTGGACACCGCCCGCCGGGTTCTGGGAGAAGGTGGAGCCTGGCGATGCTGTCCGTTTGCAGAGGCCCGGTTGGCCTCCCTATGACGGATACGTTGACGATGCGACTCCCGACGGTGATATGGTCTGGGTTCTCTCGGTGGGTGAGCGTCGACTATTTCACATCGCCGACGGCTACAGCCTCGTTGCGTGGCCGTAAGCAGCTGATTTTAGCTTCCAGTATTCTCGCTGGAAGCTATTTTTAGTTAAGTAATTGAAACGTATCATTCTCGTGTTCCAAAGTGGCACACATCCACGGAACGCTCATCCGTCAAAGTTCTAGTAAGTGAAACAGTGTGGCGAAGGTCACGCGGCTCGGGGCTTTAGAACCATCCCGAATCAGCAGGTCAAACAACGTAGTTTGATGGACCGCGCCTCAAGTGTTTCACCGGATCATTCACATGGCCCTAACGAACGAGGATGAGATGACCGAAGCACCACCGGCGACCCCTCCACTGGTCGCCCTCAAGGACATACACAAGACATTCGGAGCAGTGTCCGCCTTGCGCGGCGTCAGCATCGATGTCCAGCCTGGCGAGACCTTCGCACTGCTGGGCGACAATGCCGCCGGCAAATCTACGCTCATGAAGGTACTGACGGGCGTGTATCAACCAGACCGAGGTTCCATCGAACTGGACGGCAAAGCGACCGAGTTCCCAACCCCATCAGCTTCACGCGATCAGGGCGTGGAGATGGTCTACCAGGACTTCGCCTTGGCGGACAACCTTGATGTTCGTTCCAACATTTTCCTGGGCCGGGAGCCGCAGAAGAACATCCTCGGCCCCCTATTGCGGATCATCGACCGCAAAAAGATGGAACTCGAAACCAAACGGGTACTCGAACGCTTGGACATCCCCATCAATCCACGTCTCAAGGTCAAGAGATTGTCAGGCGGACAGCGTCAGGCCGTCGCCATTGGCAGGGCGTTGGCATTCGATGCCCGCTTGATCATCATGGATGAGCCCACGGCAAACCTGTCGGTGGCCAAGGTGGACAAGCTCATTGAAGTGACCCAGCGCCTCAAAGATCTCGGCATCGCCGTCATCATCATCACTCACCGGCTGGATGAGGCATTTGCCGTGGCAGATCGTTTCGCGGTGATGCGCCAAGGCCAAGTAGTGGGTCGCTTCCGGGTTGGTGAGGTTACTGAAGCACAGGTGGCACACCTCATCTCCCACGGCACGTTGGATGACTACATCGACGACGGCGCCGGCATCCCCGACAACCGCCGCAAGATCGGAAGCACCTCATCGATGGACGTCGTTGATGTGATGGCCGCTCCTGGCACTACGAATGCGAGCCACTCATGAGTCTCACCATGGAAAATATCAAGACAAAGCTCGGACCCGCTGACCTTAAAGAGGGAATGACTGCCACCAAGGTCAAGCGCTTCATTGGTGACTATGGGATCATCATCCTTTTCGTGGTAATCCTTATCTTCCTCGCGGCTGCTGCGCCAAACTTCCTGACCCTGAACAACATCGTCAACGTGGTCCGGCAGTCGTCCATCATAGGACTGATTGCCCTAGGGATGACGTTCATTATGATCACCGCCGGCATTGACCTTTCTGTCGGTTCAATTGTGGGTTTGGCCGGTATGACTTTCGCCTTGCTGGCCCCGGCAAGTGGTGGTGCCTTCTGGTTGCCGCTGGTTGCAGGCCTCGCAGTAGGCCTGCTGGTTGGATTCCTGAGCGCAGCGTTGGTGGTCTGGGGAGCCATCCTGCCGTTCCTGGCAACACTGGCAACCATGGCCATTGCCCGCACGGCAGTTCTGGTCATGACGGACGGGCAGGTTGTTTCCGGGCTGAGCGGACCTGCTGAATGGCTCGGGTCGGGTTTCATCGGTCCGGTTCCTGTCCCGGTGATTATTTTCTTGATCGCCGCAGTTATCTGTGAGTTTGTCCTCAGCCGCACCAAATTCGGTTCGCATGTATATGCCGTAGGCGGCAACGAAGAGTCCGCCAAGAAAGTGGGCATCTCCACCAGCCGGGTGCTCTTCACCGTTTACCTCATCGGTGGCGTGACAGCCGCGCTGGGCGGACTGGTTCTTACCGCCCGTCTCGACGGGGCTGCGCCCGTAGCTGGCACCGGCTACGAACTTCAGGTGATTGCCGCTGTCGTCATTGGAGGAACGAGTCTCTTCGGTGGCGTAGGCACCATCCGCGGAACGGTCATCGGTGTCCTCCTGCTGGGCGTGGTCATGAATGGCATGAACCTGATGGGGGTCTCGTCGTACTACCAGCAAGGAGTTCAAGGCATCATCCTGGTGCTCGCCGTGCTGCTGAACCGGTGGAAGTCTGACTAGCCACTGCAGTAACCGAAATGCCCCGAACCCAATGGGGTCCACAGAACCAACAATCTCCTCAGCAATCAGAACCATTGAAAGGAACCATCATGGGAATGCGACAGAAGCTCGCCGTAACCACCGCTATGCTGGCCGCTGGAGCCCTCACACTCACCGGCTGCGGGGGGAGTAGTAC
This genomic window contains:
- a CDS encoding ABC transporter permease, producing the protein MENIKTKLGPADLKEGMTATKVKRFIGDYGIIILFVVILIFLAAAAPNFLTLNNIVNVVRQSSIIGLIALGMTFIMITAGIDLSVGSIVGLAGMTFALLAPASGGAFWLPLVAGLAVGLLVGFLSAALVVWGAILPFLATLATMAIARTAVLVMTDGQVVSGLSGPAEWLGSGFIGPVPVPVIIFLIAAVICEFVLSRTKFGSHVYAVGGNEESAKKVGISTSRVLFTVYLIGGVTAALGGLVLTARLDGAAPVAGTGYELQVIAAVVIGGTSLFGGVGTIRGTVIGVLLLGVVMNGMNLMGVSSYYQQGVQGIILVLAVLLNRWKSD
- a CDS encoding D-2-hydroxyacid dehydrogenase — protein: MSSYASEHENARGSADEGKAREAVSRPKVMVIVQEGRPLPPLERLEAEADVAVVRTADEFRAAQPGTEVLFLNDFRTKLLREVGPGDLRWIHTSSIGVDSLMTREIIDSDIVVSNSRGVCERPIAEWVLGVLLMFTKDLRRTIELQQARTWQHRETEPLLGRKVLVVGPGPVGRETVLLLRAAGMDVDIVGRSARNDAQLGHISGFDDLDRLLGIADDVVLTLPLTEETRGLFNSSRFKKMQPGARLVNVGRGAVVVEQDLLESLDSGRLGGAALDVFEHEPLDAANPLWSRRDILVSPHASGDLIGWRGKVVDCFARNLSLWKANEPLNDVVDLKKLDPDASAMAPQRP
- a CDS encoding ATP-binding cassette domain-containing protein, with amino-acid sequence MTEAPPATPPLVALKDIHKTFGAVSALRGVSIDVQPGETFALLGDNAAGKSTLMKVLTGVYQPDRGSIELDGKATEFPTPSASRDQGVEMVYQDFALADNLDVRSNIFLGREPQKNILGPLLRIIDRKKMELETKRVLERLDIPINPRLKVKRLSGGQRQAVAIGRALAFDARLIIMDEPTANLSVAKVDKLIEVTQRLKDLGIAVIIITHRLDEAFAVADRFAVMRQGQVVGRFRVGEVTEAQVAHLISHGTLDDYIDDGAGIPDNRRKIGSTSSMDVVDVMAAPGTTNASHS
- the iolG gene encoding inositol 2-dehydrogenase produces the protein MTHQIRVGLFGTGRIGQVHAMSLATLDEATLSWVCDPFIEGAKQTAAEFGGRVTDDPDEVFASGEIDAVIVASPTATHLDLVAKAIEADVPVLCEKPIDLEISRVNAFREIAALSDVPVALGFNKRFDRHFVELKRRVAAEEIGVLEQLLITSRDPGEPPAAYLPQSGGIFRDMTIHDLDMARYFIPNIVEVSAQGANVFSDAIRHAGDFDSTVVTLRGSNDELVTIINSRHSAYGYDQRIEAFGSKGLLQVGNKNDNLVRHWGPRSVESIGPYQDFFLERYAEAYRLEVAEFLRAVRGLPSRSPGFEDGRAALILADAAEKSARTGTAVEVDLS
- a CDS encoding APC family permease — translated: MSSTPRGTTKTPAQTQEHKLSGNMGVGELVMNVLAFSSPLTTVAGTLPVMLLFSGHTAPGIYLLVTLMLLIFSVGFVKMSRSVEAPGGFYSFVTAGLGKPAGLGGALLALFGYIFIGFFAPSLFALTLQSFVVNTLNGPDIPWYWYGLGIIAITTLLAYNRIDLSAKVLTVVMLLESAVVIIFDVAAFSTGSAEAVQGIGFSMPWITDAGLGLALLFAVGNFFGFEATVIYRDEVRNPDRTIPRATYIAVVGIGLFYAVAAWAYTSFIGPDKVQDEAAANTVNLFNDGATVLVGKIFADIAIVLLITSILASMLSIQNIAARYSFSLAADGALPSILGRVHPRHKSPYMSALAIGLLWAVATVVFTVIGVAPEALYPIASGSGTFAVLLLMFITSFAVLVYFVRRRRVDPDSVWKTIVAPIVSVFFLGLITYLAITNYPELIGGSAVMTAIFMSFTFALFFGGIVYAYLLRSKRPDVYARLGRQKID
- a CDS encoding SDR family NAD(P)-dependent oxidoreductase, translated to MDREQQLRTEPLRVLITGATSGVGEATARLFAKRGHRLALLARRSEELQRVADDIDAGAHTVVADVAAASEVKNAVRGAIHTLGGLDVVVNAAGVAGHVALEDLTEDRWHEVLETNLSGTFYVAREAALHMRRSGGGSIVNVASDLAAMGVPGLVHYCAAKAGVVGLTRAMALELAPLVRVNAVCPGPIDTPMVREGLAAAPDPTEARRLKESTVPLNRLADPDEVAAAIYFLAVDGTFATGTSMAFDGGTSAA
- a CDS encoding IlvD/Edd family dehydratase — encoded protein: MEESSYKDLRSARWFAPHDLTGFVHRTAIQAEGFSRFALKDKPVIGIANSWSELVNCNIHFKLLADAVKRGVLMAGGLPLEFPTISLGESLMKPSAMQFRNLMAMDVEESIRAYPLDAIVLLGGCDKTVPAQLMGAASADVPTIMLTGGPQEPAHFRGKQLGVGTDTWKYADELRAGKITEADFDELESAAKPSAGHCSEMGTASTMTSLVEALGMCLPGTASIPAVDARRAQAAEATGRRAVEMAMSQGPKPSEILTKEAFDNAITLLMAVGGSTNAVVHLLALARRVGYELPLDRFHEISQRTPRIVNVRPSGEYLVQQLFQVGGISTVLKELAPLLNKDAITVTGESLENGYNSAPEPDGVVVSTLEAPFDASGGIAVVRGSLAPNGAVIKRSAASKDLLQHKGSAVVFEDIYDLGRRIDDPELDITEDSVLVLRNSGPVGAPGMPEWGMLPIPERLLRRGIRDIVRISDARMSGTAFGTTVLHVSPEAAVGGPLAIVRDGDPIVLDVENQRLDLDIPADEIKSRLAELKLPEPKYRRGYGRLFIDHVNQADEGCDFDFLKGLPDEEPQRLPYGLMSGWQGGW
- a CDS encoding Gfo/Idh/MocA family protein, whose product is MEQQNRLGVGLISVGWMGRLHSRAYLATKQFFPELPRHPELVIAADPDDAGRHHAEDALGYKQTATDYRKVLENPDVDVVSICSPNFLHHEIALATIEAGKHFWIEKPMGRSAQESREIAQGAEAAGLITSVGFNYRHAPAVAEARRLIRSGTLGKITNVQIRLLTGYASDPNQVFTWRYEQARAGSGVLGDVLSHGFDLAQFLVGRITSLNAVTETFIKDRPLPAGNSSNSFDMGQASDVTREVENEDYTAMLARFEGGAIGMFESTRVAIGPHAEYIIEVYGTEGSLRWNFERMNQLELATDRTGYRTIMTPPSFGEFGRFQPGPGPGIGFNDLKTIEAALFLRSVAEGKQLGPSAADGWSASELVDASLRSAGSGDWVQIPEVSGKTTYQA